A segment of the Triticum urartu cultivar G1812 chromosome 1, Tu2.1, whole genome shotgun sequence genome:
GACCGCAATCTAgtatgcatctagtgtattaagttcatggaaaagcGAAgtatgcaataagaacgatgacatgatgtagacaagattcGTTTAtatatatggcggtagatatagatcttgtccttttatccttagtagcaacgatacatatgtgtcggttccccttctgtcactaggatcaagcaccgtaagatcgaacccactaccgggcacctcttcccattgcaagataaatagaccGAGGTGGCCAGACAAAatccaaatatcggagaagaaatacgaggctataagagatcatgcataaaagagatcaaagaaactcaaatactttcatggatataaaaacatagatctgatcataaactcgaagttcatcgatcccaacaaacacaccgcaaaagagttacatcatatggatctccaagagaccattgtattgagaatcaagagagagagagagagagatgaagccatctagctactaactacggacccgaaggtctacaaagaactactcatgcatcatcggagaggcaccaatgaaagtggtgaacacttccgtgatggtgtttagattggatccggtgtttctggactctgcggtggctggatgaatatttcgtcggctcccctatgtttttgtgaatatttgggtatttatagagcaaagaggcggtccggggggcacccgaggtgggcacaacccacctgggtgcaccttggtgggttgtgccccctcggggcacccctaggtgcaaccagggcccattgccttTCTTCTGGCCCATataaaatcatcgtaaagtttcgtgccatttggactccgtttgatattgatttcctgcgatgtaaaaaacataggaaaaaacagaaactggcactgggcactatgttaataggttagtaccaaaaaatgattataaaacatccaagattgataataaaatagcatggaacaatcaaaaattataaatacgttggagatgtatcaatacGTCCCTCTTATCTCTTCCCGTAGACGTCTTCTGCTCGTGTCGCTCGCATCGCCTCCAGGGGGCAACTCggggaaccctagccgccacctCCCTCGACCTTCCCTCCATCCCTGCTTCCCCGTCGCCGCCAAAGGATGCCGGCGACTGAAGCTCGCCCGGCGGACGGCGGACGGCGGGCTCTCCTCCTCTCTGTGAGGGGGTCTCTAGCCGAGATGCGATGGCGATCTTGGCCGCACGGTGTGGAGGCGGAGTGGGCACAATTGGGCGGCGACCCGATGGGATCACGGCGGCGGCTGAGCCACCACGACCGCAGAGGTAGCATGGGGCCAGCCATGGCGGTTGGCAGCGGCGAACCTAGGGTTTCCCATCCCAGATCGGTTCTCCTCCATCATCACGCGGGCGCCTGGGGTGTCAACCCTGGGCTTGGCGGTGGTGGTGATCTCCTCCGTCGGAGGTGGCTGGCCTGAAGGCTGGTTGTCGGATCTCATGATCCATCATCTAGACCCGGCTGCGATTCGCGAAGACATAGTTGCCAGTGAAAACTGAGCTGACGATGGACAATGGCGGTGTTCTGTGTCGTTACCTTGATGATGGTATCATTGTGTAACTACTGTCGACCCACTCATGTTACCTCATGGGAAACCCTAGGATCTGGTCTTCCAGATCAGACGTTGGCGGCACTGCGGTGTCATTTCTCTCTTGGGAGTATCTTTTGTGGAGTAGCGCCGGAAGACAGAGGGCATGAGGTGGAGCGGCTTTGTCTTACACGGAGCTTCAGTGAAGATGTCAAGTCATGTCTAGCCGACAtgtgctactttgtgtcatgcctAGGTGCTATGCACGACAGATCTTCCAGAGACTTCGAGCTGCGTTGGCTGATGGCACTTGGTGGCATGGTGTTGCGGTGTACCGACGTCGATGACGACGTGCTCGGTAGTTTGCACGCAGGGTGGTGGTCTCGTTGGGCACTGGGGTGGCGTCGACGGATGGCCAGAATGGCAAGGATGTTGTGCATCTCTTTCCTAAAGATGAGTCAACGGTTTGATGATAATGACGGCTTCTAAAACGTGTGCATGTGGTGTATACTTTATGTTTGCTGCACCGGCTGTAGATTCTGATACGTTGTGCAGATGGATCGGCGAAGACACCGGTTTAGATATGTGGAGTGTGAACATTCTACATTATCGAGTTTGTAGGTATGTGTAGTAGCTTTGGGTGGGTTGATGTATGTTCTTGTCAGACTTGTAgaatctctccctaataataaagcacggattaaCTTCGTCGAGTTCATCGTCACAATATGTTTCTTGCCGTGAATTTAGGCTTTCCGTTTTTTTTCATCTATATTATTTTCGCTATCCGAGGTGATATTATTTATAAGCCTTTTCGTACGTGTAGTTACAATTTTTTTGTTGGGCCATCTGTGTGGGCCATAAAAAATTGTCCGCTGAGGGAATTTTTGTCCCGATGGCTCCAACCATCTGAAATTTTATAGGCTTGTAATTCAAAACAAAGTTCGTTGCATGACTGAAATAGTACCACCTCGCTTTTCTATATGAAACTACAACAATTTACATATCTGGCGAGTTGTTTGTAAATCAGCGAGCCAGCCTGAGGATCAACAAATAGACAGAAAAATGGCCGTTGCCGGATGAAGGGTCGGGCTACCAAAGTCGTTGACCACGGAGGAGACGGGACCAAAGAGGAGCACTGAGGCGGAGGAGGCTGTCCAGGATGGACTTGAAGGCGGCCCTGGATGGTGGCATCGCCACTGCGGAGCAGAGTCGAAGACAAGGAGGACGGAGGCAGAGGAGGCTGTCCGGGGGGACTTGAAGGCGGCCTGGATTGTGGCATCGCTCGCCGGAGTGGCCTCTTGCCGGCAGCGGCGGGGAGGCTGCAGCGACACGAGGAGAGGAAAGGGCACGCGGGGGAGCCAAGTCGAGACGAGGAGATCCCTCTACGGTGTTCTTGCATGTGAAGATAAGGCCAGGCAGAAGTGGCGAATTAAAAACTACAACTCAGTAGTGCACCATGACAGGTAAACTCTCGAATACCACGTGAAATTTTTAATTTATTTTGTATTTGTTGAAATACATGCATATGCTATATATGTTTTGGTTAAATTTGAATTTACAAATATTTATTTTATATCCCGGTGCAACCCATGGACATATGTGCTAATAATTAATAAGATGGTTGTATTCATTGCAAAGACCGGGTTTTAAACCTCCTTtcacaaaaataataataataatggtAATCTTTTCTACTAATTAGTTTGCCGCAACAGCAGCGTGCATCGTGATGAAGAGCTCCACGAGCTTGCTCACGTCCGGCATCACGGCCGCCACCGCGTCCAGCGCGCCGAAGTGGTCCGCCCACGCGGCCAGGAGCGGCATCGTGACGGGGTCGAAGGCCTTGACGCCCAGCATCGCCTCCATGGCGCGCACCCCCGCGAGGAGGCCGCCGAGCACGATGTCCACATACCCGGTGCTGTCGCCCCCGAAGAAGGGCTTCCCCTTGGAGACATCCCTCAGGGCCGCCTCCAGGGTGTTCAACGCAGCAGTCGCCCGTTTGTTCCCCTCCACCTTCTCCGCCTCCGTCTTGCTCCATGACGCCTGGTTCATCGCCTTCACGAGCTGCTCACGCACAAAACCAAACCGCGCCGGTGGGACAATTGCCCACAATCTGAAAGCACACGAACACGACGGGTCGAACGATCAATACCGTGTCCTCGATGAAGGCGGCCCAGAACCGGGCGACGGCGCGCTCGTGGGGATCGGCCGGGAGGAGGGCGGGGCCGGCACCGCCGAAAGCGTCGTCGATGTACTGTAGGATGACCAACGACTCGCAGACGGGCTTGCCGGCGTGGATCAGCACGGGGACCTTGTTGTGGACGGGGTTTGACCGCAGGAGCAGCTCGCTCTTGTGCCGGAGGTCCTCCTCTGCGTACTCGTAGCTGATGCCCTTGATGCTGAGAGCAAGGCGCACCCGCAGGACGTACGGGCTCGCCCACATGCCCAGTAGCTTCAGATCGTTTGCTGCTCCGGCCATTGTTGGTGTGGTGTCTGTCAACTCAAGGTCTCACTGAACTTTGCACGTACGTAGATTGTGTTTTGGTGCCTCTGTTTTAAGACTCCGGAGGAGAACACGCGAGGCATATATAGTCATATAGAGATAGAGCACAGCAGAGATTCTTCCGGTAGAACGGTGCGAAGGACTAGTTGGTTGGTTGATTCTTCGAACAGTCTAGTTTTCCGGCTTACTTTTCTGACTTGGTCAAGTAATCAGGTCTGAACATATGTCCCGCGCGCTTACAATTCTTTGACATGGACAGGTATGAGGGAGGCCCCGCTGGCAAACATCAGCCACACATTCATGTTTGTCCGCTTGCACACAAAAATCGTTCCTTCACTTAGGCCTGTATTGTGCAAGGCTGGCCACGCCATAGTATGCCAAAGTTGACTAAGTTTGGACTTAGTACAAGATTTACTGCACTTTGACCAGACTAAGAGAATCTTGCCAAACTTTACCATGCTACGTCACATGAAACTTGTTATTAAAAAGTTTGTTTTTAAACTaggcaaaagatttgccattTTCATTAATTAAAAAGAGGGTATTGTTACACAAGTACCATGAAACGGCAAAATTCTAAACGGATTACTCTCGCAGCATTACATTGCTCTATTGCTTGACACCCGCAATAGCCCAAATAGACATTTCTTCTTTGATGATCCGTGTGACAATCGCCACCGGAGCCGCTTTGCTCCTGAAGACGTGCGCATTCTGTTCCTTCCAAAGTTCTCACCCCACAAGAAGAAGCAGAGAGGATAAGGCCTTAACCGGTCTGGTATTGTTCGAGAGGAGCTCATCCCACCAAGATTTAACCGTGCCGAATTGTGCCAAGTAGTCGTGGGAACAACAAGCCCAAGCCAGGAGAACACCCCATCCCAAACCCGAAGAGAGAACATGCACTTGAAAAGGAGGTGGGCAGCCGATTCTCGGACCTGATTGCAAAGCGGGCACCTGTCATAGTTTGGACATCCTAGGCGTTGCAGCCTATCTGCGATCCAAATTCTGTTTTGATTGACTAACCAGGCAAAGAATTTGCATCTGGGAGGAGCCCAAGCCTTCCAAATTGAGACCTGAAAGGTAGTGAGGGTGAGTCCAGCGAACTGCACCCAATATGCAGATTTAGCAGAGTAGTTCCCATCATTGGCGAGCTTCCATAAAATGCTATCTTTGACGCCCGGCTAGATGACAACACCTGCAAGCTTCTCCCACGAGGCCGAGAATTGCTGAAGGTGCTCAAGCGTGAGGGCGCTTTGGGTGTCAATTTGAGCTATCCAATGGTGATCCCTCAAAGCCTGGGCAACCATTCCGCCTTTCTTGCGAGAAATCTCAAAGATCTTTGGTGTAATGTCCTTGGGTCTTAGACCCTCTAGCCAAGATGACTCCCAAAAAATCGCTTTATTCCCATCACCAATCGTCACTTTGGTCGCTGTGGCAAAAGATCATGGTCCGCAGCCATGCACGACGTCCCTTGCCTGCACCACGCCCTCGGGGGCTCATCCCAGTCAAGCCAAAGCCACCGAAGCCGGAGGCCAGCGACAAACTTATCGAGATTTAGAATGCCAAGACCTCCATATTCCTTCTGTTTACAAACTTACTCCTAGTTAACCTTGCATTTGCCGCCAGTCACCTTGTCCGTTCCAGCCCAAAGATAGGCACGCCGTAGCTTGTCGATTGCCTTTAGGAACTCAACCGGAAGGTCGAGCGGAGTGATGTGATAGATGGCCACCGCTGTGAGGACCgctgaggaagtcctggattagggggtatccggacatccggattatatcctttggccggactgttggaccatgtgttggaaatatgccctagaggcaataataaaaggattattattatatttccttgttcatgataattgtcttttattcatgctataattgtgttatccggaaatcgtaatacatgtgtgaatacatagacaccaacatgtccctagtaagcctctagttgactagcttgttgatcaacagatagtcatggtttcctgactatggacattggatgtcattgataacgagatcacatcattaggagaaggatgtgatggacaagacccaatcctaaacatagcacaagatcgtatagttcgtttgctagagtttttccaatgtcaagtatcttttcttagaccatgagatcgtgtaactcccggataccgtaggagtgctttgggtgtaccaaacgtcacaacgtaactgggtgactataaaggtatactacgggtatctccgaaagtgtctgttgggttgacacggatcaagactgggattttgtcactccgtatgacggagaggtatctctgggcccactcggtaatgcatcatcataatgagcttaaagtgaccaagtgtctggtcacgggatcatgcattacggtacaagtaaagtgacttgccggtaacgagattgaacgaggtattgggataccgacgatcgaatctcgggcaagtaacgtaccgattgacaaagggaattgtatacggggttgcttgaatcctcgacatcgtggttcatccgatgagatcatcgaggagcatgtgggagccaacatgggtatccagatcccgctgttggttattgaccggagagtcatttcggtcatgtctacatgtctcccaaacccgtagggtctacacacttaaggttcggtgacgctagggttgtatggatatgagtatgcagtaatccgaaagttgttcggagtcctggatgagatcacggacgtcacgaagagttccggaatggtctggaggtgaagaattatatataggaagtgcagtttcggccatcgggacagtttcgggggtcaacggtattgtaccgggaccaccggaagggtcccgggggtccaccgggtggggccacccatcccggtgggccccatgggctgaagtggggagggaaccagcccatagtgggctggtgcgcccccccttgggccccccatgcgcctagggttgggaaccctaggggagggggcgcctccacttgctttgagggcactcctcccccttggccgccgcccccctaggagatcccatctcctagggccggcgcacccccctaaGGGGCCTATATAAGGGGAGGGGtagggcagccgcaccctgaagtcttggcgcctccctctcccctgctacacctctccctctcgcagtagaacggcgaagccctgctacggtgactgctgcatccaccaccacgccgtcgtgctgcttgatcttcatcaacctctccttccccttgctggatcaagaaggaggagacgtcacgctgaccgtacatgtgttgaatgcggaggtgccgtccgttcggcgctaggatctccggtgatttggatcacgacgagtacgactccctcatccccattctttgaacgcttccgctcgcgatctacaaaggtatgtagatgcatccgatcactcattgctagatgaactcatagatggatctttgtgaaaacgtaggaattttttttgttttctgcaacgttccccaacagtggcatcatgagctaggtctatgcgtagttctttttgcacgagtagaacacaatttgttgtgggcgtagatgttgtcaactttcttgccgctactagtcttattttgcttcagcggtattgtgggatgaagcggcccggaccaaccttacacgtacgcttacgtgagaccggttccaccgaatgacatgcactagttgcataaggtggctggcgggtgtctgtgtctcccactttagttggagcggatttgatgaaaaaggtccttatgaagggtaaatagaagttgacaaatcacgttgtggctttaacgtaggtaagaaaatgttcttgctagaaccctcttgcagccacgtaaaacttgcaacaacaattagaggacgtctaacttgtttttgcagcaagtgtttttgtgatgtgatatggccaaagttgtgatgaatgatgaatgatatatgtgatgtatgagatcatgttcttgtaataggaatcacgacttgcatgtcgatgagtatgacaaccggcaggagccataggggttgtctttatttttgtatgacctgcgtgtcattgagaaacgccatgtaaattactttactttattgctaaacgtgttagccatagtagtagaagtaatagttggcgagcaacttcatggagacacgatgatggagatcatgatgatggagatcatggtgtcatgccggtgacaagatgatcatggagccccaagatggagatcaaaggaagctatatgatactggccatatcatgtcactattatttgattgcatgtgatgtttatcatgtttttgcatcttgtttacttagaacgacggtagtaaataagatgatccctcataataatttcaagaaagtgttccccctaactgtgcaccgttgcgacagttcgttgtttcgaagcaccacgtgatgatcgggtgtgatagattccaacgttcacatacaacgggtgtaagacagatttacacatgcaaacacttaggttgacttgacgagcctagcatgtacagacatggcctcggaacacaaaagaccgaaaggtcgagcatgagtcgtatagaagatacgatcaacatgaagatgttcaccgatgttgactagtctgtctcacgtgatgatcggacacggcctagttaactcggatcatgttatacttagatgactggagggatgtctatctgagtgggagttcattgaataatttgattagatgaacttaattatcatgaacttagtctaaaatctttacaacatgtattgtagatcaatggccaacgttgtcctcaacttcaacgcgttcctagagaaaaccaagctgaaagacgatggcagcaactatacggactgggtccggaacctgaggatcatcctcatagctgccaagaaagattatgtcctacaagcaccgctaggtgaaccacctgctctccctgcagaacaagacgttatgaacgcttggcagacacgtaccgatgattactccctcgttcagtgtggcatgctttacagcttagagcagGGGCTCCAAAAGtattttgagagacacggagcatatgagatgttcgaagagctgaaaatggtttttcaagctcatgcccgggtcaagagatatgaagtctccgacaagttcttcagctgtaagatggaggaaaacagttctgtcagtgagcacatactcactatgtctgggttacataaccgcttgactcagctgggagttaatctcccggatgacgcggtcattgacagaatccttcagtcgcttccaccgagctacaagagctttgtgatgaacttcaatatgcaggggatggaaaagaccattcctgaagtatttgcaatgctgaaatcagcagaggtagaagtcaaaaaggaacatcaagtgttgatggtgaataaaaccactaagttcaagaagggcaagggtaagaagaacttcaagaaggacggcaagggagttgccgcgcccggtaagcaagctgccgggaagaagccaaagaatggacccaagcccgagactgagtgcttttattgcaagggaagtggtcactggaagcggaactgccccaaatacttagcggacaagaaggccggcaacacgaaaggtatatgtgatatacatgtaattgatgtgtaccttaccagtactcgtagtagctcctgggtatttgataccggtgcagttgctcacatttgtaactcaaagcaggagctgcggaataagcggagactggcgaaggacgaggtgacgatgcgcgtcaggaatggttccaaggtcgatgtgatcgccgtcggcacgctacctctacatttacctacgggattagttttgaacctcaataattgttatttagtgccaagtttgagcatgaacattgtatcaggatctcgtctaattcgagatggctactcatttaaatccgagaataatggttgttctatttatatgagagatatgttttatggtcatgctctgatggtgaatggtttattcttaatgaatctcgagcgtaatgctacacatattcatagtgtgagtaccaaaagatgtcaggttgataatgatagtcccacatacttgtggcactgccgccctggtcacataggtgtcaaacgcatgaagaagctccatgcagatggacttttagagtctcttgattacgaatcatttgacacatgcgaaccatgcctcatgggtaaaatgaccaagactccgttctcaggaacaatggagcgagcaaccaacttattggaaatcatacatactgatgtgtgcggtccaatgagtgttgacgctcgcggtggttatcgttatgttctcaccctcactgatgacttgagtagatatgggtatgtctacttaatgaaacacaagtctgagacctttgaaaggttcaaggaatttcggagtgaggttgagaatcaacgtgacaggaaaatcaagttcctgcgatcagatcgtggaggagaatacttgagtcacgaatttggcacacacttaagaaaatgtggaatagtttcacaactcacgccgcctggaacacctcagcgtaatggtgtgtccgaacgtcgtaatcgcactctattagatatggtgcgatctatgatgtctcttaccgatttaccgctatcattttggggctatgctttagagactggcgcattcactttaaatagggctccgtcgaaatctgttgagacgacaccgtatgaattatggtttgggaagaaacctaagctgtcgtttctaaaagtttggggatgcga
Coding sequences within it:
- the LOC125510236 gene encoding probable glutathione S-transferase GSTU6, which gives rise to MAGAANDLKLLGMWASPYVLRVRLALSIKGISYEYAEEDLRHKSELLLRSNPVHNKVPVLIHAGKPVCESLVILQYIDDAFGGAGPALLPADPHERAVARFWAAFIEDTLVKAMNQASWSKTEAEKVEGNKRATAALNTLEAALRDVSKGKPFFGGDSTGYVDIVLGGLLAGVRAMEAMLGVKAFDPVTMPLLAAWADHFGALDAVAAVMPDVSKLVELFITMHAAVAAN